Proteins encoded by one window of Bos indicus x Bos taurus breed Angus x Brahman F1 hybrid chromosome 12, Bos_hybrid_MaternalHap_v2.0, whole genome shotgun sequence:
- the LOC113902359 gene encoding protein POLR1D-like, producing the protein MEEDQELERKAIEELLKEAKRGKTRAETMGPMGWMKCPLAGTNKRFLINTIKNTLPSHKEQDHEQKEDSKEPAKSQSQKEEGRQKHRSHPYKHSVHTRRSPPGKRGKRGGHEKSQSRSSKR; encoded by the exons GAAAGCGATAGAAGAGCTGCTGAAAGAGGCAAAACGTGGGAAAACAAGAGCAGAAACAATGGGACCAATGGGCTG GATGAAGTGTCCTCTTGCCGGGACAAATAAAAGATTTCTAATTAACACAATTAAGAACACCCTGCCCTCCCACAAAGAGCAAGACCATGAACAAAAAGAGGACAGCAAGGAACCGGCGaaaagccagagccagaaggaggAAGGGCGCCAGAAGCACCGGTCTCACCCATACAAGCACAGTGTCCACACCCGGCGCTCGCCGCCCGGGAAGCGGGGGAAGCGGGGTGGCCACGAGAAATCGCAGTCGCGGTCCAGCAAGCGGTGA